A window from Flavobacterium gyeonganense encodes these proteins:
- a CDS encoding alpha/beta hydrolase, protein MAKSKTIVLIHGMFVNNNSWSEWETYFQQKGFNVYAPPISGHEGDPYRLRKTLHPELVETGFVDVVNKMARFIDRLPEKPLVIGHSMAGLAVQKLLDLGKADAAVSINGAPPKNVIPPFSTVKMVWPAVNFFSRRKYYLGNRDWYNRAFFNTLQKSEQNKAYDLIAVPESRKIGRETLLKSFANVDFKKPHQPILFIGGGKDNIFPPDLTKKIAGKYKDPHSTVDVKIFDEKSHFICGEKGWEEVADYILNWFSNLE, encoded by the coding sequence ATGGCAAAATCAAAAACGATCGTATTGATACACGGTATGTTCGTGAATAATAACAGCTGGTCTGAATGGGAAACTTATTTTCAGCAAAAGGGGTTCAATGTTTATGCACCTCCCATCTCAGGTCATGAGGGAGATCCCTACAGACTTAGAAAAACTCTTCATCCTGAACTTGTTGAAACAGGTTTTGTTGATGTTGTAAATAAAATGGCAAGATTTATTGACAGATTGCCGGAAAAACCACTTGTTATCGGACATTCAATGGCGGGTCTGGCAGTACAAAAACTGCTTGACCTGGGCAAAGCAGATGCCGCGGTAAGTATCAACGGAGCACCTCCAAAAAACGTTATTCCCCCATTTTCAACTGTAAAAATGGTATGGCCTGCAGTAAATTTCTTTTCCAGAAGAAAGTATTATTTAGGAAACAGAGATTGGTATAATAGGGCATTTTTCAATACACTTCAAAAATCAGAACAAAATAAAGCCTATGACTTAATAGCTGTACCGGAAAGCAGGAAAATTGGAAGGGAAACGCTCCTGAAGTCTTTTGCAAATGTAGATTTTAAAAAACCTCATCAGCCAATTTTGTTTATCGGAGGAGGAAAAGACAATATATTTCCGCCTGATTTGACTAAAAAGATTGCTGGTAAGTACAAAGATCCTCACAGTACAGTGGATGTAAAGATTTTTGATGAAAAAAGCCATTTTATATGTGGCGAAAAAGGCTGGGAAGAAGTGGCAGATTATATTTTAAACTGGTTCTCTAATTTAGAGTAA
- a CDS encoding CmpA/NrtA family ABC transporter substrate-binding protein — MKKVNTYTKTVLTLLVVFITSFTTITAQNDPVKLGFIPLTDCSPIVMAKELGLFKKYGVEVVVTKESSWANVRDKILTGELDGAHCLYSMPFSVYTGVGGKAGSEMKIAMMLNVNGQAITLSKDFCGKVGFKQMNKVAPVVAAKLKAEKEVTFAMTFPGGTHDLWLRNWMAIAGVNQKTSKIITIPPPQMVANMKVGNMDGFCVGEPWGGVAVKQGIGFTQVASQDIWKDHPEKALVVNKEFSEKRRTDLVKVMKAVLEACIWLDNPANRKKAAGMIGKAPYVNAPADVIENRLMGNYDLGCNQGTQVYAKDYMLFHKGGAVNYPRKSHAIWAMAQFVRFGMLKEAPNYKAIADKLILQDLYEEVAKSMKVKVPNDDMKPFSLTMDKTVFDPSNPAGYLKVVKK; from the coding sequence ATGAAAAAAGTAAACACATATACCAAAACGGTACTGACTTTATTAGTGGTATTTATAACTTCCTTTACAACAATAACAGCACAGAACGATCCTGTGAAACTTGGATTTATTCCGCTAACAGACTGCTCGCCAATTGTAATGGCTAAGGAACTGGGATTATTTAAAAAATACGGCGTTGAAGTCGTAGTGACCAAAGAATCTTCATGGGCAAATGTTCGCGATAAAATTTTAACCGGAGAATTAGACGGAGCGCACTGTCTGTATTCAATGCCATTTTCGGTTTACACAGGGGTAGGAGGAAAAGCAGGTTCTGAAATGAAAATCGCCATGATGCTGAATGTAAATGGCCAGGCGATTACCCTTTCAAAAGATTTTTGCGGAAAAGTAGGCTTTAAGCAAATGAACAAAGTGGCACCGGTTGTAGCAGCAAAATTGAAGGCCGAAAAAGAAGTGACTTTTGCCATGACTTTTCCAGGAGGAACACACGATTTGTGGCTGCGTAACTGGATGGCAATTGCAGGTGTGAATCAGAAAACTTCAAAAATTATTACTATTCCGCCTCCGCAAATGGTGGCCAATATGAAAGTAGGCAACATGGATGGTTTTTGTGTTGGAGAGCCTTGGGGCGGAGTTGCGGTAAAACAGGGAATTGGTTTCACGCAGGTGGCCTCTCAGGATATTTGGAAAGACCATCCTGAAAAAGCTTTGGTTGTCAACAAAGAATTCAGCGAAAAACGCAGAACTGATCTTGTAAAAGTGATGAAAGCGGTTTTAGAAGCCTGCATCTGGTTAGATAATCCTGCTAACCGTAAAAAAGCAGCTGGAATGATAGGGAAAGCACCTTATGTAAACGCTCCTGCAGATGTGATCGAAAACCGATTAATGGGTAATTACGATTTAGGATGTAATCAGGGAACGCAGGTGTATGCCAAAGATTATATGTTATTTCACAAAGGAGGAGCTGTAAATTACCCTCGTAAATCACACGCAATCTGGGCAATGGCACAATTTGTAAGATTCGGAATGCTGAAAGAAGCACCTAATTATAAAGCGATTGCAGATAAATTAATATTACAGGATTTATATGAAGAAGTAGCTAAAAGCATGAAAGTAAAAGTGCCAAATGATGATATGAAGCCCTTTTCTTTAACTATGGACAAAACCGTTTTTGACCCTTCAAATCCAGCAGGATATTTAAAAGTAGTAAAAAAATAA
- a CDS encoding response regulator transcription factor — translation MGDIIRVVLADDHVFVRDGIKSLLENEANIEVVGEAIDGADALEVVTANKPDLLIVDIRMPNLTGIEVVEKLRNDNNAVKIIMLSMHESEEYVLKSIKAGADGYLLKGSSKDEFMKALHTVANGGKYFSGDISSILIGQLTNSSLSAEPKQNLGEEMMITKREKEILTLLLSGKGNKEIAEALDISKRTAEVHRFNLMKKLKVKNLMELSNKAAEYSLL, via the coding sequence ATGGGGGATATTATTCGGGTTGTATTAGCAGACGACCATGTTTTTGTAAGAGACGGAATCAAATCTTTACTTGAAAATGAAGCAAACATAGAAGTTGTTGGAGAGGCAATTGATGGTGCCGATGCGCTTGAAGTTGTTACCGCCAATAAACCCGATTTACTTATAGTAGATATTCGCATGCCCAACTTAACCGGTATTGAAGTAGTAGAAAAACTTAGAAACGACAATAACGCTGTAAAAATTATTATGCTTTCAATGCATGAATCGGAGGAATATGTATTAAAATCTATAAAAGCTGGTGCTGACGGTTATTTACTGAAAGGTTCCAGCAAAGATGAATTCATGAAAGCATTGCATACAGTAGCCAATGGCGGCAAATATTTCAGCGGAGATATCTCTTCTATTTTAATTGGCCAGTTAACCAATTCTTCACTTTCAGCAGAACCAAAACAAAATTTGGGTGAAGAAATGATGATTACCAAAAGAGAAAAAGAAATTTTGACTCTCTTATTATCAGGAAAAGGAAATAAAGAAATTGCTGAAGCATTAGATATCAGTAAACGTACTGCTGAAGTACATCGTTTTAATTTAATGAAAAAACTAAAGGTTAAAAACTTAATGGAATTATCTAATAAAGCAGCTGAATATTCTTTACTATAG
- a CDS encoding ABC transporter ATP-binding protein, with protein MSYLEIKNLEISFPTPKGKYIAVRDINLSIQKGEIISIIGHSGCGKSTIMNAIGGMLTPTGGSVELANQKIKGPGPDRGIVFQNYSLLPWLTVEENIFQAVDSVMSVSKKEKHEIVIQNLKMVNLFEHKDKLPGQLSGGMKQRVAIARAFAINPGVLLLDEPFGALDALTKGSMQLEVLKLWNLNNREKTIVMITHDIEEALFLSDRIVVLNNGPASTIREIVEVNLPRPRNKIEIVKMPEYIALRDRLLHLLTDKFSIEDMGMKYQN; from the coding sequence ATGAGCTACTTAGAAATAAAAAATTTAGAAATATCATTCCCAACTCCAAAAGGAAAATATATAGCCGTTCGGGATATTAATTTATCAATTCAAAAAGGAGAAATTATCTCTATCATTGGACATTCAGGCTGTGGGAAATCAACGATTATGAATGCTATTGGCGGAATGCTAACCCCAACCGGAGGTTCTGTTGAATTAGCTAACCAAAAAATAAAAGGCCCTGGTCCGGATCGAGGAATTGTTTTTCAAAACTACTCACTTCTGCCATGGTTAACTGTTGAAGAAAACATTTTTCAGGCTGTCGATTCGGTAATGAGTGTTTCTAAAAAAGAAAAACACGAAATCGTGATTCAGAACTTAAAAATGGTGAATTTATTTGAACACAAGGACAAATTGCCGGGACAGCTTTCGGGTGGAATGAAACAGCGTGTTGCCATTGCAAGGGCATTTGCCATTAATCCGGGTGTATTGCTTCTGGATGAGCCATTTGGTGCCCTGGATGCTTTGACGAAAGGCTCTATGCAACTGGAAGTTTTAAAATTATGGAATCTGAACAACCGTGAAAAAACAATCGTGATGATCACGCATGATATCGAAGAGGCTCTGTTTTTATCCGATAGAATCGTGGTTTTGAATAATGGCCCGGCTTCAACAATCCGCGAAATTGTTGAAGTGAACCTGCCAAGACCAAGAAACAAAATTGAAATTGTAAAAATGCCTGAATACATCGCCTTAAGAGATCGATTATTGCATTTATTAACGGATAAATTCTCTATTGAAGATATGGGAATGAAATATCAGAATTAA
- the ntrB gene encoding nitrate ABC transporter permease, with translation MSDKDTLILSDISGQAEVLTSENINDSVKNEKFKLLISQLAVKLKSTALAGIGVLFFIGFWTLLSIYTKDALPGPLATFTVLKEMLSDPFYDYGPNDKGIGLQLLNSIKTVLSGFLLGSLIAIPIGILMGASAICKQIFYPIVQLLKPVSPLAWFPIGLVVFKDTGMATIFIVFITSLWSTLINTSFGIASIPQDHKNVAKAFGFSKMRYLTKILIPYSLPHIITGLRLSISVAWLVIVAGEMLSGGAGIGFFVWDSWNALSLEKVISAIIIIGIVGLLFDKLFTFIESKVAYKA, from the coding sequence ATGTCAGATAAAGATACATTAATACTAAGTGATATTAGCGGTCAGGCTGAGGTTCTGACGTCTGAAAACATCAATGATTCAGTAAAAAACGAGAAGTTTAAATTACTCATCAGCCAATTGGCAGTGAAATTAAAATCGACAGCATTAGCAGGAATTGGAGTCCTGTTTTTTATAGGCTTCTGGACTTTGTTAAGCATTTATACCAAAGATGCTCTTCCGGGACCTTTGGCTACTTTTACCGTTTTGAAAGAAATGTTGAGCGACCCGTTTTATGATTATGGACCGAATGACAAAGGAATCGGATTACAATTATTGAATTCGATAAAAACCGTTTTGTCCGGATTTTTATTAGGCTCTTTAATAGCGATTCCGATTGGGATTTTGATGGGAGCAAGCGCTATCTGCAAACAAATTTTCTATCCGATTGTACAGCTTTTAAAACCGGTTTCGCCTTTAGCCTGGTTTCCAATCGGACTGGTGGTTTTTAAAGATACCGGAATGGCAACCATTTTTATCGTTTTCATCACATCATTGTGGTCGACTTTAATCAATACTTCTTTCGGGATAGCTTCAATTCCACAGGATCACAAAAATGTGGCAAAAGCTTTTGGCTTTTCAAAAATGCGTTATTTGACCAAAATTTTAATTCCGTACAGCCTGCCTCACATCATCACAGGGTTGCGTTTGAGTATCAGTGTTGCCTGGCTTGTAATTGTTGCAGGGGAAATGCTTTCCGGAGGAGCAGGAATCGGATTTTTTGTCTGGGACAGCTGGAATGCCCTAAGTTTGGAAAAAGTAATCTCGGCCATTATTATTATCGGAATTGTGGGACTTCTTTTCGATAAATTATTCACTTTCATTGAAAGTAAAGTGGCTTACAAAGCCTGA